In Pirellulales bacterium, one DNA window encodes the following:
- a CDS encoding arylsulfatase, with protein MRRFSLLVVLILCAVLCPGLARAAEQAAAPKPHIVFILADDLGSHDVSWRGSEIQTPNLDALAMAGARLDQFYVQPVCSPTRAALMTGRYPLRYGLQVGVVRPWAQYGLSLEERTLPQALSEAGYQTAIAGKWHLGHFRPEYLPTQRGFQSQYGHYNGALDYFTHVRDGGFDWHRNDRENHDEGYSTHLIAQEAVRVIRERDKNKSLFLYVPFNAVHAPHQVPEKYTAPYAQLKGARRTYAGMIAAMDEAVGQIVTAVRDAGIAGNTLFIFSSDNGGPAPGKLTNNGPLRAGKATVYEGGVRVCAFANWDGHITPGSSVNAALHMVDWYPTLLRLAGAPLEQKLPLDGRDLWPALTAGAASPHEDIVLNAAPRSGAIRMGDWKLVLNGQLNVANGEDAPDQSTAENPKGQAELFDLASDPGEKQNVAAAQPEIVKQLRARYDSYAGAAAPPKIRPKPAGFQSPRVWGQPD; from the coding sequence ATGCGTCGGTTCTCGCTGCTGGTCGTGTTGATTCTCTGTGCGGTGCTGTGTCCGGGTTTGGCCCGTGCGGCCGAGCAGGCGGCGGCGCCGAAGCCGCATATCGTTTTTATATTGGCCGACGATCTGGGTTCGCACGACGTCAGTTGGCGTGGCAGCGAGATCCAAACGCCCAATCTCGATGCGCTGGCAATGGCAGGCGCGCGATTGGACCAGTTCTACGTGCAGCCGGTCTGCTCGCCCACACGGGCCGCGTTGATGACCGGGCGATACCCGTTGCGCTACGGCCTGCAAGTGGGCGTAGTACGCCCGTGGGCGCAATATGGTCTGTCGCTGGAAGAGCGGACGCTGCCGCAGGCCTTGTCCGAAGCGGGCTATCAGACAGCGATCGCGGGCAAATGGCATCTCGGGCATTTTCGTCCGGAGTATTTGCCGACGCAGCGCGGCTTTCAGAGCCAGTACGGCCATTACAACGGCGCGCTCGATTACTTCACCCACGTGCGCGACGGGGGATTCGATTGGCATCGTAACGACCGAGAGAATCACGACGAGGGCTATTCCACGCACTTGATTGCCCAAGAGGCCGTGCGCGTGATTCGCGAGCGAGACAAAAACAAATCGTTGTTTTTATATGTGCCGTTCAATGCGGTGCACGCTCCACATCAGGTTCCCGAGAAATACACGGCCCCCTATGCGCAACTGAAGGGTGCGCGGCGAACGTACGCCGGCATGATCGCGGCGATGGACGAGGCCGTCGGACAGATCGTGACGGCCGTGCGCGACGCTGGGATCGCGGGCAACACGCTCTTCATCTTTTCCAGCGACAATGGCGGACCAGCGCCGGGCAAGCTCACCAACAACGGACCATTGCGCGCCGGCAAGGCGACCGTGTATGAGGGGGGCGTGCGCGTGTGCGCATTCGCCAACTGGGACGGTCACATCACCCCGGGCAGCAGCGTGAACGCGGCACTGCACATGGTCGATTGGTATCCGACGCTGCTACGGCTGGCCGGCGCACCGCTTGAGCAAAAGCTGCCCCTGGATGGTCGCGACCTTTGGCCGGCGCTCACCGCGGGCGCCGCTTCTCCTCATGAGGATATCGTGCTGAATGCCGCGCCGCGTTCGGGCGCCATTCGCATGGGGGACTGGAAGTTGGTGCTCAATGGCCAATTGAACGTCGCCAATGGCGAAGATGCACCCGACCAATCCACGGCCGAGAATCCCAAGGGGCAGGCCGAGCTATTCGATCTGGCGAGTGATCCGGGCGAAAAGCAGAATGTTGCCGCAGCGCAACCCGAGATCGTCAAGCAACTGCGCGCTCGTTACGACAGTTATGCTGGTGCAGCGGCCCCGCCGAAGATCCGCCCCAAACCAGCCGGTTTTCAAAGCCCACGGGTCTGGGGCCAGCCGGACTAG
- a CDS encoding sulfatase → MRTALCLLPVVALLCGENACAAPAQKRPNIVLIFSDDHAYQAISAYGDPRQLNRTPHLDRLAAEGVRFDRCLVPNSICGPSRATVLTGTYNHLNGFYNNSNSRFDSSQTTFAKLLHAAGYQTAVVGKWHLVSDPVGFDYWEILPGQGVYYNPPMIRNGTKTQHDGYTTDIITDLSLDWLAERDKDRPFLLMCQHKAPHRQWDPNLKYLGHDNDRKYPEPETLFDDYAGRGRAEHEQDMTIAKTITKGDLKLTPPAGLTPEQLRIWNAYYEPRNEAFRQANPKGEDLVRWKYNRYMHDYLACVASIDESVGRVLKYLDEQGLADNTLVIYAADQGFYLGEHGWFDKRWIFEESLRTPLLVRWPGVAKPGSVNKDLVSNLDFAETFLDAAGIPIPSEMQGRSMRPVLAGDTPADWRKSFYYQYYEFPQPHHVRPHYGVVTDRYKLVHFLDDEVDYWELFDREKDPHELTSVLGQAGYASAQQDLEKELARLRTELKVPAKDPPAASGRKPN, encoded by the coding sequence CGCGCAGAAACGTCCCAATATCGTGCTCATCTTTTCGGACGATCATGCCTACCAGGCGATCAGTGCCTATGGCGATCCGCGGCAATTGAACCGCACGCCTCATCTCGATCGGCTGGCCGCCGAGGGAGTGCGCTTCGACCGCTGTCTGGTTCCGAACTCGATCTGCGGTCCTAGCCGCGCCACGGTGCTGACGGGCACCTATAACCATCTGAACGGCTTTTACAACAACTCGAACAGCCGCTTCGACAGCTCGCAGACCACGTTCGCCAAATTGCTGCACGCGGCCGGATACCAAACCGCCGTAGTGGGCAAGTGGCACCTGGTCAGCGATCCGGTGGGATTCGACTATTGGGAAATCCTGCCGGGACAGGGGGTGTACTACAACCCGCCGATGATTCGCAACGGCACGAAGACGCAGCACGATGGCTATACCACGGACATCATCACCGACCTGTCGCTCGATTGGCTGGCCGAGCGCGATAAGGATCGGCCGTTTCTCTTGATGTGTCAGCACAAGGCGCCGCATCGGCAATGGGATCCGAACCTGAAGTACTTGGGACACGACAACGATCGCAAGTACCCCGAGCCCGAGACTCTGTTCGACGATTACGCGGGCCGTGGCCGCGCCGAGCACGAGCAGGACATGACGATCGCCAAGACCATAACCAAGGGAGATCTCAAGCTGACGCCCCCGGCCGGGCTGACGCCCGAGCAATTGCGCATCTGGAACGCCTACTACGAACCGAGAAACGAAGCGTTTCGCCAGGCGAATCCCAAAGGAGAGGATCTGGTTCGCTGGAAATACAATCGTTACATGCACGATTACCTGGCCTGCGTGGCATCGATCGACGAGAGCGTGGGGCGCGTTCTCAAGTATCTCGACGAGCAGGGTCTGGCCGACAATACGCTCGTGATCTATGCCGCCGACCAGGGCTTCTACCTGGGCGAGCATGGCTGGTTCGACAAGCGTTGGATCTTCGAAGAGTCACTGCGCACGCCATTATTGGTGCGCTGGCCCGGCGTGGCCAAGCCTGGGAGTGTGAACAAAGACCTTGTCTCGAACCTGGATTTCGCCGAGACGTTTCTCGATGCGGCCGGCATACCGATTCCTAGCGAGATGCAGGGGCGCAGCATGCGGCCGGTTTTGGCCGGAGATACTCCGGCCGACTGGCGAAAGAGCTTTTATTATCAATATTACGAGTTTCCGCAGCCGCACCACGTGCGGCCTCACTACGGTGTGGTCACCGATCGTTACAAGCTGGTCCACTTTCTCGATGACGAGGTGGACTATTGGGAGCTGTTCGATCGAGAGAAAGATCCGCACGAGCTGACGAGCGTTCTCGGCCAAGCCGGTTATGCGTCTGCCCAGCAGGATTTGGAAAAAGAGCTTGCCCGGTTGCGCACCGAGTTGAAGGTGCCTGCCAAGGACCCGCCGGCCGCGTCGGGGCGAAAGCCCAACTAA